A window of the Labrus mixtus chromosome 8, fLabMix1.1, whole genome shotgun sequence genome harbors these coding sequences:
- the ifi30a gene encoding gamma-interferon-inducible lysosomal thiol reductase, producing the protein MNCAVLLVLTVWFGSQCGGSALSSSCSDPPSKWCSSLDTAIQCGVLKHCLLSNYTRSHQTENAVQVGLYYESLCPGCRLFLTEMLFPTWILLNEIMSVSLVPYGNAKEKPDGQKYIYECQHGEQECLGNMIETCLLNMTQMAFPIIFCMESSTDVIKSAQSCAELYSPQLNWDMVMGCVKGDVGNQLMHQNALKTEALNPPHNYVPWITINGVHTEELQDKASTSLFTLVCSMYKGTKPAACGGPQKRSYKTYCHNE; encoded by the exons ATGAATTGTGCTGTGCTGTTGGTGTTGACTGTTTGGTTTGGCAGTCAGTGCGGCGGTAgcgctctctcctcttcatgctCCGATCCTCCGTCTAAGTGGTGCTCGTCTCTGGACACAGCTATCCAATGCGGG GTTTTAAAGCATTGCCTTCTATCAAACTACACTCGGTCCCATCAGACTGAAAATGCAGTCCAAGTGGGGCTTTACTACGAGAGTCTGTGTCCAGGATGCAGACTTTTTCTCACTGAGATGCTCTTCCCCACCTGGATCTTGCTGAATGAAATCATGTCTGTTTCTCTGGTGCCCTATGGCAATGCAAAG GAGAAACCCGATGGACAGAAGTATATTTATGAGTGCCAGCATGGAGAACAGGAATGTTTGGGCAACATGATTGAG ACTTGTTTACTGAACATGACACAAATGGCATTCCCAATTATCTTCTGTATGGAGTCCTCCACTGATGTGATTAAGTCAGCACAGAGC tgtgctGAACTCTATAGTCCTCAGTTGAACTGGGATATGGTCATGGGCTGTGTGAAAGGGGATGTGGGAAACCAGCTGATGCACCAGAACGCCTTGAAGACTGAGGCCCTGAACCCTCCTCACAATTATGTGCCATGGATTACCATTAACGGG GTGCATACAGAAGAACTGCAGGATAAGGCTTCGACTTCCCTCTTCACTCTGGTCTGCAGTATGTATAAG GGCACCAAGCCTGCAGCCTGTGGAGGGCCCCAGAAGAGAAGCTACAAGACCTACTGCCACAATGAGTGA